The sequence ACATCAAATTGTCTTCAGTAAAATGGAGTGCAGGTGCCGGTATCCGATTTAATGTAAACAAGGATGACCCTACCAATATCCGTATTGACTACGGGATAGGAAGAGGAACCAGCGGACTTTATATCCAGTTAGGAGAGGCTTTTTGATTTGATAAAAACAGGCTGAAAATGGAAAAACTGAAAAAAACCGTTCGAATCATTCTGAAAGGATTCTTTTGGATCGCAATGGTGATGCTATTTTTGCTTACAGTATCAGCACTGTACAACCAAACGCTCCGAAGCTCATCATCTGTCACGCAAAGATTGACAGAACCCCAAAAAGCATATATAGCCGAGTATTTTAACCTCCAGGATAAGGTGATAAAGGAGTTCTGGCCTGATTTGGAGGAAACCAGGATTCCCGTAATTGTATATAATGAGGAGTTTGCCTTTCTGGTAGGACTGGAAACCCCTGAAGCGGGATGGATCAGGGTACCGTCGGGCTTACACCGCGGAAACGAATGGATTGAAATGGATGGCGATCATTTTCAGGGGAATACCTACTATTATCAGTCCCTTCCTGACCCTGATACCACTCCTGAAAATTTCACCGTAAAAGTCGGGTCTGTCTGGGTAAGTACGCTTCAGACACGTGAGTTTGCTGAAGTGTCGTTTTATTCCGGTTTCAAAAAGGAACTTCCGCCGCTGATCAGACAAGTCTTCCCTTACAAATTATTCTGGAATCTGGTAATGGGAGAGGCTGAAAGCTACCTTGCCGCCCTTATTCATGAAGCATTTCATGCACACCAGGGAATGTTATCCAATAAAAAATTTTCGAGAGCCGAAAGCATCACAGAACAGTCTGATCATTACCCGTGGGATAATGATGAAAATAAGGTTGGCTGGGAGAGTGAGGTTGACATTCTATTAAAAGCCTATGAATCGGATAGCGATGCGGAGATTAAGGGGTATATCAGTGAGTATATCTATCAAAGGGAAGAAAGGAGAAAGGCGGCCGATCTTTCGGACGAACAGATAGAATATGAGAAAAACAGAGAATGGCTTGAAGGCCTGGCAAAATATACCGAGCTGAAAATCGGAATGGTTGCCGATGAACTGCCCAGCTATGAACCTGTGGAAGAAATTGCCCATCTGAGTGATTTCAGAAATTATTCAAATCGTGAATCGTACCTCAGAAATCAATTACAAGAAACTGAAAGAGCGATAAACCGAAGAGGCGATAATAGATTTTACTATACAGGGATGCTTCAGGCTATCATGCTGGACCGGGTATATCCGGACTGGAAGAGGAAAATATTCAATGACGGCATTTTTCCTGAAGATCTTTTGAGAGAGGTGGTGTTGGAGTCATAGCACCCAGAATGGATCCATACTTAAACGAGACCTGAAATGAAAATTCGGTCGATTACTTTTATCATAATCATATCGTTTCTGGCGAGTGCAAATCAACACTCAGAAACTGGAGAAAGTGAGGTGTTCGGTCAAAACGGTTTTCGGCAGACAATGAATCAGCGCATACCCGTCTGGATGGAGAATTATCAGGTACCGGGAGCTGCAATTGCGCTGATACAGAACGGTAAAGTAGCCTGGTCTGAGGCCTACGGGCTGGCTGACAAAGATGATCAGATCAGGATGAAGGCTGAAACCATTTTCAGAGTTGAATCGATTTCCAAATCTGTGACCGCGCGGGGTGTCATGAAGCTTGTGGAAACGGGAAAAATCAAACTGGAAGATCCGGTTTACAAACACCTTGTAAGCTGGGAATTTCCGGAAACAGAATTTGACTTGAAAAAGGTTACAATCAGGCATCTCTTAAGCCATACTTCCGGGCTTGCCCTCGGCACCCTTGGATTGGAATATGATCCGAACGAGAAGAAGCCGTCACTGCGGGAAAGTCTCACCCGCGAAGTGAAATTTATCCGGGAACCCGGAACGTCGTTCAACTACTCAAATGTGGGTTTCAACCTTCTCGAGCTGCTCATTGAGGATGTGAGCGGCCGCAGCTTTGCAGACTTTATGAAGGATGAAGTGTTATCCCCACTGGGAATGCAGCATGCTGATTTCATATGGCGTGAAGACTTTCCGACTCGTGTTCCCGATGGCCATAAAACAGGCGGTGAGTCAGTGCCTGTCTACGTATATGCCGAAAAAGGGGCCGGAGGGCTTTTTGCAAATGTGAAAGATATAGCCGCTTTTGTGTCCTCAGGAATGGTTGACTCAATGTATTCTGACGATCCTGTTCTCTCTCAAAAAAGTTTACTGGAGCTCTACATGCCGGTCACCGAGATAGACAATGTATATTCATTTGTTTCGGATTACTACGGACTGGGCCATTTTATAGAAATCCTTCCAAA comes from Rhodohalobacter mucosus and encodes:
- a CDS encoding serine hydrolase domain-containing protein, with protein sequence MNQRIPVWMENYQVPGAAIALIQNGKVAWSEAYGLADKDDQIRMKAETIFRVESISKSVTARGVMKLVETGKIKLEDPVYKHLVSWEFPETEFDLKKVTIRHLLSHTSGLALGTLGLEYDPNEKKPSLRESLTREVKFIREPGTSFNYSNVGFNLLELLIEDVSGRSFADFMKDEVLSPLGMQHADFIWREDFPTRVPDGHKTGGESVPVYVYAEKGAGGLFANVKDIAAFVSSGMVDSMYSDDPVLSQKSLLELYMPVTEIDNVYSFVSDYYGLGHFIEILPNGKKAVFGGGQGNGWMSHFHIVPESGDGIVILTNSSRSWPLISSILSDWAQWAGVGSIGMGIIVKAMSGFWLLILLIFAGSVFHLGRVFRDCSRGNRKVKRQLKDYSVNQFVQLSLFVLLSAAIILSLTKEYLFITSVFPGAASWFLVALIILASVLLISGLTPPADCGTESS